The window GCTTACGTTCATGCTCCAGGGTCTTGAGCTAGAGATTCCTCCCAATAGCAGTTAAATTTCCAAAATGAGAATTGCTGATACCCCTCCCCAGAAATTTTTGGCGGCGCGTTCCGGTGGAGGTGAGGATGAAGGAAACGCTTCTACCGGCTGCAACCTTCATCCGGAGAACAATTAATTTTTGCTATCCCAAAAACAGCGTATAAGCGGGATTTTTATTTTCATCCCAATAGCGATATCCGACATTATCGAGAAATGCCTGCCATTCCTGCATTTCTTCTGGGGGTACTTGCATTCCCACGACAATGCGCCCGTAGTCTGACCCATTATTGCGATAGTGGAACAAGCTGATATTCCAGTTGCGACTCATGTGGCCGACAAATTTCATTAAAGCACCGGGACGTTCGGGAAATTCAAAGCGGTAGAGTAATTCATTATGGGCGAGGGGGGAATGTCCTCCGACCATGTGCCGGAGATGTAACTTAGTGAGCTCATCATCAGTGAGATCGAGGGTTTTGAATCCATTGGCCTCAAAGGTTTCTACCATATTGGCGGCATCGGCGCGGTTGGCGATTTGCATTCCGACGAAGATATGGGCTTCTTTTTGGTCGGCGATGCGATAGTTAAATTCTGTGAGATTTCGTCTCCCAATACAGTCGCCAAATTTGCGGAGACTCCCGGGTTCTTCGGGAATGGTGACGGCAAAGATTGCTTCACGACGTTCCCCAAATTCGGCACGTTCGGCGACGAAGCGGAGGCGATCGAAGTTCATGTTAGCACCGCAGGCAACGGCAATTAAGGTTTCGCCTTGGATGCCTTCTCGTTCGACATAGGCTTTTGCACCGGCGATCGCCAAGGCACCGGCAGGTTCTACAATCGATCGCGTATCTTCAAATACATCTTTAATCGCGGCGCAAGTATCATCGGTGCCCACGAGGATAATATCATCGACATATTGTTGACACAAGCGGAATGTTTCTTCCCCGACTTCTCGAACCGCTACCCCATCAGCAAATAATCCCACTTGAGATAAGCGCACTCGATGTCCCGCATTCAGAGATTGGGACATGGCATCGGCATCTATGGGTTCAACGCCGATAATTTTAATTTCTGGACGTAAGCGCTTGACATAGGCGGCAATTCCCGAAATCAAACCACCCCCCCCGATCGCCACAAAAATGGCATGAATCGGTTTTTGATGTTGCCGTAAAATTTCCATGCCAATGGTTCCCTGTCCCGCAATTACATGAGGGTCATCAAAGGGATGAATAAAAGTTAATCCTTTTTCCGCCTCCAATTCCCGAGCATAAGCATAAGCATCATCATAAGTATCCCCATGCAACACCACCACTCCCCCACGGGATTTGACGGCATCTACCTTGACTTGAGGGGTTGTCACCGGCATCACGATAATCGCCTGGGTTCCTAGACGGGAGGCACCGAGGGCGACCCCTTGAGCGTGGTTGCCTGCGGAAGCAGCAATCACGCCTTTTGCCAGGAGGTCCGGCGGTAGTTGCGCCATTTTGTTGTATGCGCCACGCAATTTAAAGGAAAACACCGACTGCATATCTTCCCGTTTAAGGAGAAGTTGATTATCCAGTCGGGCGGACAGATTTGGGGCATACTCTAGGGGCGTTTCTTGGGCAACATCGTAGACACGGGCGGTCAGGATTTGGACCAGGTAATCGCAATACATGGGGTCAGGGGGGTTGGTAAAAACGGGATAGTCTTTTATTTTACGCTACGGGTGTGACCTCTCTCTAGTCTCTGAGCAAAATTGCTAGGGTGTAGAACGCAGATTGAGGGCAGTCGGTTTAGGGGGAGCGGATCCAAACCTGGACAGGGGCGAAAAAAGCCCGGATTTGAGCAGTCTAAATATTCTCTGAGTTGCCAGATTAAGTTTCTCTAAAGAAACCCGCCATTTTATAGGGAAAAAGCTATGATTACAGACAACCTTTTTTATGGTGAGGATTCCGAATTGTGGATAAGTCCATTATTCAGTTAGTTGACGAGCTACCCGCTGATAACATTACGGTGAAAGTGTTAAAGGCACTGGACTATTTGATGCCCGGTCAGTGGGATAATATAGTTGGTTTTGACCAGAGTATCCGAGCCATTACCGGAGAAAGTGACCCACAGGTTATACAGAAGATTCGCGATCGGGCGGTTGCTTTGTATCACGACCCGAACCAAGGCTATCAAACCGCTATCAAACTCTATCAGACGGTTGACCGCGCGGATGCAGCGTTAGCCACGGCAGCTTTAGCGAACAAGGTGGGAGAAAAAATCAGTTTTCTGTCATTTTTAAATAAAATGACGCCGAAAGCTGATACGACACAAAGCCTTGATTTATTGCTGAAAGTTGTCGTAGAACTGATTGCCTACTGCCAACTGAATGGGTTGCCGAATCCTAATCCTCAACAATTTGCCGCTGCCTTGGGGAATACCTATCAAGATGCGGCGTTGATGCGGATGATGGCATTAGTTTGTATTGATGGCGTCTTGCCTCTTGGCCCTAATTTCCTGGGTAAAATTCACGAAGTGATGACCGGAACGGAGGGGAATCTCATCACTGGAAATCCGGTATTTGTAGCGGTGAATAATTTTATTCCCGGAAATAGTACCTCGGATAAAGTGGGATTTATTAATCAGGGTTTTGAGGCAGTAGAAGGGTGGATGAATAACCTGGTTGCTAAAACCGGGGTGACGCCTCAATCGATTGTGCAAGGTTTGGGTCAATTCATCCAGATTGCCGATGATAATTTAGACTTTGTGGCAGCATTTTTAGACCAAACGACCAATTACTACGAACATACCGGGATTCAAACTGTAGCCCGAAAATTGATTTTGGATGCTCAGAGTTCGGCTAATTTAGGGGAACTCCCCGCAGCATCCGGAAAAATTTCGTCTGGGTATGCGGTGGGTCAAACGGTAGAAGTTTGGGATGGAGAGGATGAGGATTGGTATGAGGCAACGATTCTCAAAATTAAGGCGGATGAATACTTCGTGCATTATGTGGGGTATGGTTCCTCTGATGATGATTGGGTAGAAGAAGAAGATGTGCGCGATCGCAATTATTCGCCATCGGACGACTATGATTATGCGATCGGTCAAAAGGTGAAAGTGTGGGATGAAAATGAGGAGGAATGGTACACCGCCATCATCCAGCAAGTTAAACGGAAAAAATGTTTTGTGCATTATCTCGATTATGATTCCTCTTATGATGAATGGGTGGATAATGATGAACTCAGTTAGAAGATTGCACGGAGGAATTGGGTAGAGAGACTCAATACCCTGGAAAGTAAATTTTCCCTACCATCTAGGGTCAAGGTGGGTTGAGCAAGTATCATCCACCTTGTTTTTATTAAAACTTACGCAATCTTTCAAATCCAAACCTCAATGTAGAGGCGATTCGCTTGCTTGCCGCTACATTGAGGGATGACTGGGGTGTTGTGTGCCCGGTTGAGAGAGAGGAAGGACCCGTTTATCTGGTTTCAGCCTTCTCTCTTGACGGATGTGATGGTCTCTGGGATAATTAGAGGCGATCGCCACTGGGGACAGTCAGGGGCGATCGCGCTCACATCTTACCGAATCTGGATTCCCTAAACTTGATGATTGAGCGCGACTGTTCTCTCCACCTAGAGGGAATCGTCTCTTGGAATTATCCCTATCTTACAAAGAACAGGAAAAAGTGAATTTTATGGTACAATCTTCTGCGGATAAAAAATTACCTTTATTAAATAAAATCCCTGATCCTCTCAAAACCTTGATCAACAAAATCAGGGAGGATCATTACCCAGAGCTTTATGAACCAGAGGCCGATGAAACAGCCTGCCTAGACGATGCGCTAAACGACATT of the Laspinema palackyanum D2c genome contains:
- the ilvA gene encoding threonine ammonia-lyase, biosynthetic — translated: MYCDYLVQILTARVYDVAQETPLEYAPNLSARLDNQLLLKREDMQSVFSFKLRGAYNKMAQLPPDLLAKGVIAASAGNHAQGVALGASRLGTQAIIVMPVTTPQVKVDAVKSRGGVVVLHGDTYDDAYAYARELEAEKGLTFIHPFDDPHVIAGQGTIGMEILRQHQKPIHAIFVAIGGGGLISGIAAYVKRLRPEIKIIGVEPIDADAMSQSLNAGHRVRLSQVGLFADGVAVREVGEETFRLCQQYVDDIILVGTDDTCAAIKDVFEDTRSIVEPAGALAIAGAKAYVEREGIQGETLIAVACGANMNFDRLRFVAERAEFGERREAIFAVTIPEEPGSLRKFGDCIGRRNLTEFNYRIADQKEAHIFVGMQIANRADAANMVETFEANGFKTLDLTDDELTKLHLRHMVGGHSPLAHNELLYRFEFPERPGALMKFVGHMSRNWNISLFHYRNNGSDYGRIVVGMQVPPEEMQEWQAFLDNVGYRYWDENKNPAYTLFLG
- a CDS encoding Tudor-knot domain-containing protein; the protein is MDKSIIQLVDELPADNITVKVLKALDYLMPGQWDNIVGFDQSIRAITGESDPQVIQKIRDRAVALYHDPNQGYQTAIKLYQTVDRADAALATAALANKVGEKISFLSFLNKMTPKADTTQSLDLLLKVVVELIAYCQLNGLPNPNPQQFAAALGNTYQDAALMRMMALVCIDGVLPLGPNFLGKIHEVMTGTEGNLITGNPVFVAVNNFIPGNSTSDKVGFINQGFEAVEGWMNNLVAKTGVTPQSIVQGLGQFIQIADDNLDFVAAFLDQTTNYYEHTGIQTVARKLILDAQSSANLGELPAASGKISSGYAVGQTVEVWDGEDEDWYEATILKIKADEYFVHYVGYGSSDDDWVEEEDVRDRNYSPSDDYDYAIGQKVKVWDENEEEWYTAIIQQVKRKKCFVHYLDYDSSYDEWVDNDELS